A region from the Colwellia sp. PAMC 21821 genome encodes:
- the fadB gene encoding fatty acid oxidation complex subunit alpha FadB: MLFQGKSLSAKLLDDGIVEFKFDAQGSVNKFDQATFKEYIAVVDAINNCSEAKGVLVTSGKSSFIVGADITEFLEIFKKPEDELLPWIKQGSDVFDSFEDINLPTVVAINGFALGGGCEMSLACDYRIGDTSCSIGLPEVNLGLIPGFGGTVRLPRVIGADNAIEWMSTGRTFKAEQAMAVGVLDAVVAPEHLREAAIKMLNQAIAGKLDWRAKRQPKLEALKLSPTETIMTFNTCKGMIAAKAGKHYPAPMVMVKTIEAAASLGREGAMALENAGFAKLAKTDVATAQIGLFMADQVVKGKAKKAGKQATKAVNKAAVLGAGIMGGGIAYQSAYKGTPIIMKDINDQALDLGLTTAAGILTKQVERGRMSVKKMAGVLNSITPSLSYDSVKDVDIVVEAVVENPKVKAMVLAEVESHVSEDTIVTSNTSTISIDLLAQGLKRKDKFCGMHFFNPVNKMPLVEVIRGKETSDETVAAVVAYAAKMGKSPIVVNDCPGFYINRVLFPYFAGFSQLVLEGADFVAVDKVMEKQFGWPMGPAYLLDVVGIDTADHCTGVMSAGFPTRMSKIDNDPVSALYNKDRLGQKNGKGFYDYGKDKRGRPTKVAAQVAYDLFAGVSTGAEKKDFSSDETIARLMIPMVNEVVRCLEEGVVDTAAEADMGLIYGLGFPPFRGGPIRYLETLGLDNFIAMADKYAHLGEIYQVTDGLREMAKSGQSYFTTDVKTA, encoded by the coding sequence ATGTTATTTCAAGGCAAAAGCCTTTCTGCCAAGTTGTTAGATGATGGCATTGTCGAATTTAAATTCGATGCACAAGGCTCAGTTAACAAATTTGATCAGGCAACGTTTAAAGAATATATCGCAGTTGTTGATGCGATTAATAATTGCAGTGAAGCAAAAGGGGTTTTAGTTACCTCTGGTAAGTCTTCTTTCATCGTTGGTGCTGATATCACCGAGTTTTTAGAAATATTTAAAAAACCTGAAGATGAGTTACTGCCTTGGATCAAACAAGGTTCTGATGTTTTTGACTCATTTGAAGATATAAACCTTCCGACCGTTGTCGCTATTAATGGTTTTGCCTTAGGTGGCGGTTGTGAAATGAGTTTGGCTTGTGACTACCGTATTGGTGATACGTCGTGTTCAATCGGTTTACCAGAAGTAAACTTGGGTCTAATCCCTGGTTTTGGTGGAACTGTGCGTTTACCTCGTGTTATTGGTGCTGATAATGCCATTGAGTGGATGTCGACAGGTCGAACGTTTAAAGCCGAACAAGCGATGGCCGTAGGTGTACTTGATGCCGTAGTTGCTCCAGAACATTTGCGCGAAGCCGCAATCAAGATGCTAAATCAAGCGATTGCAGGCAAACTAGATTGGCGCGCTAAACGCCAACCTAAATTAGAAGCATTAAAGCTTTCGCCAACAGAAACAATTATGACCTTTAATACCTGTAAAGGCATGATAGCAGCGAAAGCCGGTAAGCATTACCCAGCACCAATGGTGATGGTTAAAACGATTGAAGCAGCCGCCAGTTTAGGCCGTGAAGGCGCAATGGCATTGGAAAATGCTGGTTTTGCAAAATTAGCGAAAACCGATGTAGCTACTGCTCAAATTGGCCTGTTTATGGCTGACCAAGTTGTTAAAGGTAAAGCTAAAAAAGCGGGTAAACAAGCCACTAAAGCTGTGAATAAAGCGGCAGTATTGGGTGCAGGCATTATGGGCGGTGGTATTGCTTACCAGTCAGCTTATAAAGGCACGCCAATTATCATGAAAGATATTAACGACCAAGCGCTTGATTTAGGTCTAACAACGGCTGCTGGCATTTTAACTAAGCAAGTTGAACGCGGCCGCATGAGCGTTAAGAAAATGGCTGGCGTACTCAATAGCATCACACCATCATTAAGTTATGACAGTGTTAAAGATGTTGATATTGTCGTTGAAGCGGTAGTTGAAAATCCAAAAGTTAAAGCGATGGTACTGGCTGAAGTTGAAAGTCATGTGAGTGAAGATACTATTGTGACTTCTAACACGTCGACTATTTCAATTGATTTATTAGCACAAGGTCTTAAACGCAAAGACAAGTTTTGTGGCATGCATTTCTTCAACCCGGTAAACAAAATGCCATTGGTTGAAGTTATTCGCGGTAAAGAAACTTCTGATGAAACTGTTGCTGCTGTTGTGGCTTACGCCGCTAAAATGGGTAAATCACCGATTGTTGTTAACGATTGTCCAGGTTTTTACATTAACCGTGTTTTATTCCCATATTTTGCAGGCTTTAGCCAATTAGTACTTGAAGGTGCTGATTTCGTCGCAGTTGATAAAGTGATGGAGAAACAATTTGGTTGGCCAATGGGCCCGGCATATTTACTTGATGTTGTGGGTATTGATACTGCTGATCATTGTACAGGCGTTATGTCTGCTGGTTTCCCAACCCGTATGTCTAAAATTGATAATGACCCAGTAAGTGCTTTATATAATAAAGATCGTTTGGGTCAGAAAAATGGTAAAGGCTTCTACGATTACGGTAAAGATAAGCGTGGTCGTCCAACAAAAGTAGCAGCTCAAGTAGCTTATGACCTGTTTGCAGGTGTAAGTACCGGCGCTGAGAAAAAAGACTTTAGCTCGGATGAAACTATCGCACGTTTGATGATCCCTATGGTGAATGAAGTTGTACGCTGTTTAGAAGAAGGTGTAGTAGATACTGCAGCTGAAGCTGACATGGGCTTGATATACGGTTTAGGCTTTCCTCCATTTAGAGGCGGTCCAATTCGTTACCTAGAAACTCTTGGATTAGATAACTTTATTGCGATGGCTGATAAATACGCGCACTTAGGCGAAATTTATCAAGTTACTGATGGACTACGCGAAATGGCGAAATCTGGTCAGTCATATTTTACAACCGATGTTAAAACAGCTTAA
- a CDS encoding MFS transporter: MPLNAKLRSPENLLLAMAFIMPLVFSVWMAMLNNFVIEQASFTGVEIGILQSLREVPGFLAFTAIYVLLFIKEQRLALLSLGLTSLGVAATGYFPSVIGLYLTTVIMSVGFHYFETVNQSLTLQWISKDKTAHFLGRALSVKSIASLLAFGGIWLLMEQFAWSYQATYLLFGSIALIFTIALALSFPYFAPPVEQSRRLILRKRYLLFYALTFFSGARRQIFVVFAGFLMVEKFNYSVADVSALFMINYVFNWLFAAKIGQFIGRVSERNVLKFEYIGLTILFILYGLVENANIAAVLYVIDHLFFALAIAIKTYFQKIALPEDIAASAGVSFSINHIAAVVIPALLGMVWIVNASWVFYIGAGFACCSLLLTLFMPFAPSLNVEFRTKEKALVEQVL, from the coding sequence ATGCCATTAAATGCGAAGTTACGTTCACCAGAAAATTTACTGCTCGCAATGGCATTTATTATGCCTTTAGTATTTTCGGTCTGGATGGCAATGCTTAATAATTTTGTTATTGAACAAGCCAGCTTTACCGGCGTAGAAATAGGTATATTACAAAGTTTAAGAGAAGTGCCGGGGTTCCTCGCCTTTACCGCTATTTATGTTTTACTGTTTATTAAAGAACAAAGGTTAGCACTACTTTCACTTGGCTTAACTAGCTTGGGTGTTGCGGCGACTGGCTACTTCCCGTCGGTCATTGGCTTATACCTAACCACGGTCATTATGTCGGTTGGTTTTCATTATTTTGAGACTGTTAATCAGTCCCTCACTTTACAGTGGATCAGCAAAGACAAAACCGCACATTTTTTGGGTCGAGCTTTATCCGTAAAATCGATCGCCTCGTTACTTGCCTTTGGTGGAATATGGCTATTAATGGAACAATTCGCATGGAGCTATCAAGCCACCTATTTACTGTTCGGCAGCATCGCACTCATTTTTACTATTGCACTAGCGTTATCATTTCCATATTTTGCTCCACCGGTAGAACAATCACGTCGATTAATTTTACGAAAACGTTATCTGCTCTTTTATGCTTTAACATTCTTTAGCGGCGCTCGTAGACAAATATTTGTCGTATTCGCTGGTTTTTTAATGGTAGAAAAATTCAATTATAGTGTCGCCGATGTCAGCGCACTATTTATGATTAACTATGTATTTAACTGGTTATTTGCCGCCAAAATCGGGCAATTTATTGGACGTGTCAGCGAACGTAATGTTTTAAAGTTTGAGTACATAGGGCTAACTATCCTATTTATTCTTTATGGCTTAGTCGAGAATGCTAATATCGCCGCTGTGCTTTATGTTATCGACCATTTATTTTTCGCACTGGCGATTGCAATAAAAACCTATTTTCAAAAAATAGCCTTACCCGAAGATATTGCCGCAAGTGCCGGCGTTAGCTTTTCCATTAATCATATTGCAGCCGTGGTTATCCCGGCTTTACTTGGCATGGTTTGGATAGTGAATGCTTCGTGGGTATTTTATATTGGCGCTGGATTTGCCTGCTGCTCTTTATTGCTAACCTTGTTTATGCCTTTCGCGCCAAGCCTAAATGTCGAATTTCGCACAAAAGAAAAAGCACTTGTGGAACAAGTGCTTTAA
- a CDS encoding MazG nucleotide pyrophosphohydrolase domain-containing protein: MDINKIAELNYQWVERMGWHNKTTLEALALVASEVGEAINECRGEKPTDDFAEELADIVLRVLDIAHWQGIDMEKELLDKMKKNEQRGTRGRIK; encoded by the coding sequence ATGGATATTAATAAAATAGCAGAGCTTAACTATCAGTGGGTCGAGCGAATGGGGTGGCACAATAAAACCACCTTGGAAGCATTAGCTTTAGTTGCATCGGAAGTTGGCGAAGCTATAAATGAATGTCGCGGTGAAAAACCGACGGATGATTTTGCTGAAGAACTCGCAGATATTGTGTTGAGAGTGCTAGATATTGCGCATTGGCAAGGTATAGATATGGAAAAAGAGCTACTGGATAAAATGAAAAAAAATGAACAAAGAGGTACTCGAGGCCGCATTAAGTAA